The window CCGGAATTAAACGATAATATCGCCCTTGACGTGGACTCACTTCAGAGAGCGCTACTGCAAGAAATAACGCCACGACCATCACAAAAGGACCAAAGATACGCCATCCTAGCTCTCCTCTTACCACGAAATCATCACGTTTTTGCCATAACTTCGACATTGATAAAGCTTCAACATCTTCACTCTCAAAATTGACATCTTTGTCATTTTCTAAACGTAGACGATAAGATTGAAATTCGGCTTGCGTGTATCTTGGCTGATTCGGATAAATCTCGTAACGGCGACCTTGCACTAAATCGACAACACTCGCGGTATCATTTTCAATTTCAACACGTGTAGCTTCTTTAGCCAGAATCATTTGGTCCGGCTTATCTTCACGATCAGATTTATAGTAATAAAAAATATCTTTTAAGTTTTTTCGGTCCTCAGACAACGAACCTGCATAAATGGTATAGGAACCAGAAGAAATAAATTCTTTAGGCCGTACCAAGTCAAAGCCAGCTCTAACGGCTTGGGTTTGCATCAAGCTTTGATAACCTCTTATACCCGCTGAAGCCCCCCAACACATGAGAACTGCTTGCACAATCAGGAATATAACCGTCATCGGCAATAATAAGCGTGTCAACTGATTACGACTCACCCCACTGCCATTCAATACCGCCATTTCATGATCGACATACAAACGACCAAACACCAACATTAAACCAATGAAAAAACCTAATGGTAAAATCAGCGTTAAAAATTCAGGTAAACGATAAGCAATAATACTGAGTAGTACGCCACCATCGAGACGACCTTGTGCTGCGCGCCCAAAAATTTTGATGAGCTGCCCACCCATAATAATCAAAGTGAGCAAGGCCGTCACAACCAAAGAGGTGGACACCACTTGTTTGACGAGGTAACGTCGAATAATCAAAGTAATGCTTCCAAAAAACCAATCGAGGGGTATCGCTAGTTTACCCGAATGTTAAAAATATAAAACCTATCGCATGTTGCGGATTGCAACCTCATATCTGAAAGTGTTTAATGAGATTATCTTTATTTTTTACCGATTAGGTTCTAAACAAACAATGAAATTTACTCTTGATCATGCCTTTCCAACACAAACAGCAAGTGAATCTTTATGGATTTTGGTGGATTCAGAACAACTACAAACCAACCTAAACTCCTACCAAATCAGTCAATTAGAAGAGGTCTTAACTGCAACTCAATTTAAAGCGAGTTTTAATGAAAGCTTAGCTTTGATTGCAAAAGTTGCTGAGCAAAGCAATACCCAATTACTCGGAATTGGAAATGCTACAGAGCTCAAAGCAACCAAATTAGCAAAACTTGCACAAACGATTATCAAATCATCACAAAATAAATTTAAACAAATCTGTGTTGATTTATCCGCACTACCATCAGAACTTCATGCTCTATTTGCTTTAAGTTTAACTCAAGCTGCTTATGGCTATGACGAGTTTAAATCTAAAAAGAATGAGTTTGTACTCGAAACTATCCACCTGATTGCGAGCCAGACGACTTTAGATGATGCCCAACTCAATCTGATTCATGCAGTTCAATCTGGCCAAAGCTATGCTCGAGACTTAGGCAATCGCCCTGGTAATATTTGTTTTCCTGAATATCTAGCAGATCAAGCACTTTCTCTTGCAGCACAATATCCAGACCGA is drawn from Acinetobacter suaedae and contains these coding sequences:
- the lptF gene encoding LPS export ABC transporter permease LptF, producing the protein MIIRRYLVKQVVSTSLVVTALLTLIIMGGQLIKIFGRAAQGRLDGGVLLSIIAYRLPEFLTLILPLGFFIGLMLVFGRLYVDHEMAVLNGSGVSRNQLTRLLLPMTVIFLIVQAVLMCWGASAGIRGYQSLMQTQAVRAGFDLVRPKEFISSGSYTIYAGSLSEDRKNLKDIFYYYKSDREDKPDQMILAKEATRVEIENDTASVVDLVQGRRYEIYPNQPRYTQAEFQSYRLRLENDKDVNFESEDVEALSMSKLWQKRDDFVVRGELGWRIFGPFVMVVALFLAVALSEVSPRQGRYYRLIPAIFIFASLIVLMIAIRTRISKEELDIWAYPAVLLIYGIAAALFTRKQKLAPKIKKSIQRVGL